The region gacggaaatgtgctatttgggtacgatatagtgcagaacgacacaaaccgaagcaaaatcgtgctaggcagtgcattttcagcgacgattgggtcaaatcgggctgtaattgttgaaccgtggctgatatcgtcaaactctcgacggaaatgtgctatttgtgtccgaagtagtgcaaaacgacccaaaccggagcgaaatcgtgcaagggagtgcatttacagcgacaaatgcgtgaaatcgggctgtaattcttaaaccgtcactgatatcgtcaaactctcgacggaaatgtgctatttgggtgcgatatagtgcagaacatcacaaaccgtagcaaaatcgtgcaagggagagcgttttcagcgagaaatgtgtcaagtcgggctgtaattgttaaaccgtcactgatatcgtcaaactctcgacggaaatgtgctatttgtctacgatacagtgcagaccgatacaaaccggaacaaaatcgtgcaagggagtgcgttttcagcgagaaatgggtcaaatcgggctgtaattgttaaaccgtcactgatatcgtcaaagtgtcgacggaaatgtgctatttgggtacgaaatagtgcagaacgcctcaaaccggagcaaaatcgtgcaagggagtgcgttttcagcgcgaaatgggtcaaatcgggctgtaattggtaaaccgtcactgatatcgtcaaagtctcgacggaaatgtgctatttgggtccgatatagtgcagaacaacacaaaccgaagcaaaatcgttcaaggaagtgcgtttacagcgagaaatggggtcaaatcggactgtaattgttcaaccgtcactgatatcgtcaacctctcgacggaaatgtgctatttgggtccgatataggtcacaacgacacaaaccggagcaagatcgtacaagggagtgcgttttcagcgagaaatgtgtcacatcgggctgtaattgttgaaccgtcgctgatatcgtcatttctcgacggaaatgtgctatttgggtacgatatagtgcagaacgacacaaaccgaagcaaaatcgtgctaggcagtgcattttcagcgacgattgggtcaaatcgggctgtaattgttgaaccgtggctgatatcgtcaaactctcgacggaaatgtgctatttgggtccgaagtagtgcaaaacgacccaaaccggagcgaaatcgtgcaagggagtgcatttacagcgacaaatgcgtgaaatcgggctgtaattcttaaaccgtcactgatatcgtcaaactctcaacggaaatgtgctatttgggtgcgatatagtgcagaacatcacaaaccgtagcaaaatcgtgcaagggagagcgttttcagcgagaaatgtgtcaaatcgggctgtaattgttaaaccgtcactgatatcgtcaaactctcgacggaaatgtgctatttgtctacgatacagtgcagaccgatacaaaccggaacaaaatcgtgcaagggagtgcggtttcagcgagaaatgggtcaaatcgggctgtaattgttaaaccgtcactgatatcgtcaaagtgtcgacggaaatgtgctatttgggtacgaaatagtgcagaacgcctcaaaacggagcaaagtcgtgcaagggagtgcgttttcagcgagaaatgtgtcaaatcgagctgtaattgttgaaccgtcgctgatatcgtcaaactctcgacggcaatgtgctatttgggtacgatatagtgcagaatgacacaaaccgaagctaaatcctgcaaggaagtgcgtttacagcgagaaatggttcaaatcgggctgtaattgttgaaccgtcgctgatatcgtcaatctctcgacggaaatgtgctatttgggtacgatatagtgcagaacgacacaaaccggagcaaaatcgtgcaagggagtgcgttttcagcgagaaatgggtcaaatcggactgtaattgttcaaccgtcactgatatcgtcaacctctcgacggaaatgtgctatttgggtccgatataggtcacaacgacacaaaccggagcaagatcgtacaagggagtgcgttttcagcgagaaatgtgtcaaatcgggttgtaattgttgaaccgtcgctgatatcgtcatttctcgacggaaatgtgctatttgggtacgatatagtgcagaacgacacaaaccgaagcaaaatcgtgctaggcagtgcattttcagcgacgattgggtcaaatcgggctgtaattgttgaaccgtggctgatatcgtcaaactctcgacggaaatgtgctatttgtgtccgaagtagtgcaaaacgacccaaaccggagcgaaatcgtgcaagggagtgcatttacagcgacaaatgcgtgaaatcgggctgtaattcttaaaccgtcactgatatcgtcaaactctcgacggaaatgtgctatttgggtgcgatatagtgcagaacatcacaaaccgtagcaaaatcgtgcaagggagagcgttttcagcgagaaatgtgtcaagtcgggctgtaattgttaaaccgtcactgatatcgtcaaactctcgacggaaatgtgctatttgtctaCGATACAgagcagaccgatacaaaccggaacaaaatcgtgcaagggagtgcgttttcagcgagaaatgggtcaaatcgggctgtaattgttaaaccgtcactgatatcgtcaaagtgtcgacggaaatgtgctatttgggtacgaaatagtgcagaacgcctcaaaccggagcaaaatcgtgcaagggagtgcgttttcagcgcgaaatgggtcaaatcgggctgtaattggtaaaccgtcactgatatcgtcaaagtctcgacggaaatgtgctatttgggtccgatatagtgcatgTTTGCGAATTTATAGCTGGCTTTCGCCGCACTATTATGCCGCTAGTGAATCGGGTTTTTAGAATAAATGCGCTTCACTTTGACTAGGAGATAGTTTATTTTTACAAGAGCCGCTTACCGCGGAGGTTGGTGATTACAAGTCACCGTTCGCGCAACTCGTTTAAACGTTGAAAGATACTGTCCTCGCTCGCCAAGGATTGTTACtttaattgttctaatcgcctTTGTTGTTCCGGCTCCTTTATAGATTCCGGCAGGCACACGGATTTGTTTCACGGAGCTCCCGAGCGCCAATTAGGGGGCTCCGTGACCTTTTTATTGCCTTATTTGGTAATATGTTTCGCGACTTGTCTATGTGTGAGTGCCTGACACTCTTCCGTGACGGGCCGGAGAGTGGGGCGCGGAGGCCGGGGTCAGGCCCTTTTTTCGTCTCCGCGTTCGACAGTTTTTTtgcgattcttttctttttgtccgGTTTAGCGCGAGATTGTTCTAGACCGGCTTTTATTTTCTGCGATTGTTAGAATGTATTTCCTATCattacaataaatgtttaatttaattattaataatttgttggcGATGCTTTCTTTCACAAACATTTCCGCCCGCCTCGATCACTCGTGATCGACCGTGACGCCTGGTCGCTTCGCTTCTATGACGGTGTACCGCGCATACTCATTCATTCGCACTCTGTGTTTATAAACAGTCTCATTCATTCTTCATTCACAGGCAGTCTGCATACTTGAGTGATCGGTCTAGTGTACTCGGTTGTCGCCGTTCTTACCCGAATCACTCGCACGAGATTATCCCCGCCCGTGAAAATCTCTGTTACCCTTCCCAAATTCCACTGAGTTGGAGGGAGATTGCTATTCCGCAGAAGAACTAAATCGCCGACACGCAACGACTCGCTCGCGATTCGCCATTTCGTTTTAGTTTGCAGTGTTGTCAAGTAATCCGCGGACCACAGCTTCCAAAATCGTTCATGGACTTTTTGTATTGCCTGCCATCTCGAAAGTCGCGAGTCAGCTACGTCTAACAACGAAGCGTCAGGCACGGACATTAAGTGAGAACCTGTGAGAAAGTGACCCGGGGTTAGTGCATCGAAACTTTCCGGATCGTCACGAAGCGGACATAATGGACGCGAATTGAGGCAGCATTCTATTTTGCAAAGTAGTGTCGAAAACTCTTCGAAAGTGGGGTTAAAGGAGCCTAGTATTCGTTTTAAATGGTGCTTAACGCTCTTGACCCCTGCTTCCCATAGACCGCCGAAGTGTGGCGCACCGGGCGGGATAAACTTCCACTCCACTCCCCGCGTGGCCACATCGTTACAAAATTCGTTATCCGAACTAAGGTTTCGTATTCGCGACCTAATTTCGTTGCATGCGCCTTTAAAATTTGTGCCGTTGTCGGAAAAGACTTTCGAGGGCAGGCCTCTTCGTGACGTAAATCGCTCGAACGCGGCTAAGAATGTGGCTGTGGTATAGTCGCTGACTAATTCTAAGTGTACAGCCCGAATgcacaaacaaacaaacagcgCAAGGTAACATTTTCGTGTTTTTTGCCCGCGGCCTTGTGAGACGCGGCATGCAAATGGGCCTGCATAATCGACTCCCACAATACTAAACGGGCGACTTGGGGTTACGCGTTCTCGTGGCAAGTCTCCCATTTGCTGCTGTAAGGTTTGTGCGCGCTGTCGAACGCAAATTACGCATTTCGCTATTAGCCCTTTTACTTGGGTTCGCGCGTGAATGACCCAATACTGCTGGCGCAGGGTTCGCAATGTCAGTTGCAGCCCTCCATGCTGCGTCATGATGTGCACGTGCTTCAAAATTAGTGAAGTGACGTGGCATCGCGGAAGTATTATCGGATGTTTCTCCGATTCAGGCAGAGGTGAGTACTTTAAGCGCCCACCCACGCGAATTATGTGATCTTTATCTAAATACGGGGAAAGAGCCAAAATTGAACTTTTAGTTAGCACTCCTTTTGGTTTAGCAAGTTCTCTCAATTCTGTTGGAAAGTGATTAGCTTGTATCAGTTGAAAGCATTTAGTTTTTGCGAACTGTATTTCTGTCTTCGAGACGACCTTGCCTTTCTCTGTGTTTGGACTTTTTCTGCACGCGTTGTAGAATTTGTACACGTATACAAGTACTCTCAATAATTTAGGCCAGGAAGAGAAACGAGATAAGATCTCCAACGGTTCCACCTTGTGATCTACGTTTGAAGCCACCTGTACCGAACATTCCTCGCCGACCTGCTCGTCCCTTGGAGTGAACCCTTGCTGTGGCCAGCTCTCCGAGGGATCTGACAGCCAGTTCGGTCCACTCCACCAGAGATCATGCGTCCTGAGATCCCTGGCTGAGCATCCTCGCGACGCACAATCGGCGGGGTTTTGCGTCCCTGGAACGTGACGCCACAGAGCCGAAGGTAAGCTCGTTTGCACTTCTGATACTCGGTTTGCTACGAAGGTCTTCCAGTTTCCTGGAGGTGCATTTAACCAATCTAATACAACTTTTGAATCTGACCAACAGACGATGGCATCGAGTTTGACTCGCAACGCCCCAAGAACAAAATTGATCGCCCGACTCAACAGCTCAGCCGCGCAGAGTTCAAGCCGAGGAATGCTCTGCACTTTCAACGGGGCCACCTTAGTTTTTGCATACAGCAGCGTAACCTTTGTTGACGAAGACTCTACTCGGATATACACCGCTGCAGCGTACGCTAAGTGAGAGGCATCACAGAAGCCGTGTAGCTGCACCGTTTTTATCTCCCCTCCTACTCCTACCCATCTAGGAATCGAAATATCTCTTGTGTAGGAGAGCATTGAGTGAAACTTCTCACAATCGCGTGCTAAATCTGGAGGTAAATTGTCGTCCCAGCTAACTTTTGCCAACCACAACTTTTGTAAGATTATTTTTCCTTGAACAATAAAGGGTGCTATCCAACCTAACGGGTCGTACGTTTTTGCCAATAGCGATAAGAATGCCCGCTTCGTATATTTCTTAAGTTCGGGAGTATTCGTATGGAAATGAAAGACATCGGAGGAAGGGTTCCACTGAATTCCTAAcaccttaaccctttcgtcaTCTTGCAAGGTTCTGCTAACCGCTAACCCATGATCCTCTGCTGGGATATCTTTGAGGAGTGACGAAGAGTTGCTTGCCCATTTCCTCAATTTAAACCCGCCCGCCATGAGCAATCGGTTCAGCTCATCGCGCATGTCTACCAATAGCGACGGATCGTCTGCACCGAACATAGCATCGTCTACGTAGAATTCGTCTAACAAGATGGCTGCTCCCAACGGATACTTTTCGCCTTCGTCTTTCGCGAGTTGTTTTAAGACGCGATTGGCATGAAAGGGTGCACACGCCGTGCCGTATGTGACGGTTTCCAAACGATAAGCTGCTAGCGGAGAGTTTTCTGAAGGACGCCAGAAGATACACTGATATTTAGTGTCTTCGGGTGCTACGCGTATTTGGCGGAACATTTTCGCAATGTCCGCCGTGTATACGAAGCGGTGCCAACGCCACCTAATCAGCATCGCAAACAGATTTGCTTGCAAATTGGGCCCTACGTGGAGGCAGTCATTCAAAGATTTACCGTTAGAGGAGCTCATTGAAGCATTGAAGACTACGCGCAATTTCGTGGTCTGGCTTTCCTGACGCAATACAGGTAAGTGAGAAATAAAAACTTTATCGTTTAAAGATTCGGTTTCCCTGATTCGACTCATGTGACCTAAATCAAGATACTCTTGCAAAAAGGTCTGATATTCCCTATACACCTCGGGATTCTTCCTTACTCGCACTTCGTTTGACTGAAAGATTTTCCTCGCAATATTTGCAGTGTCCCCGACCGTGAGCTTGGGGTTTTTTGCGAACGGCAACCTAACCTCGTAACGTCCGTCGATACGGCGGCGGTGAGTCTCTTTAAAATGGTTTTCACAGTCTAATTGATCACGAGTTAATCCTAACCCCTTTGGAGTCTCCTCTAATtcccagaattttttcagatttttatgcAGATCGTCGAGTATCTCAACGTGATGGACTTGCAGCCCCGATCGCAAGCCTCCGTGTGTTGGCCCACACGATCCCGACAGGACCCAGCCAAACACGGTACGCTGCGCGATCGGGGTGCCGGGAGGACCTTTTACCACCCCATCCAGCATAATTTTGCCGTATTCGTTAGCCCCGATGAGTAAGTCAAACCCTTGAAAGTCACTGGGCTTTGGATCAGCAAGAGGTAAGTCGACTAAGTGCTTCCATTTTGAATCGAATTCGAAAGAACTCGGAGTGTAAGAGGTTAGGCTCTTCAATACCAGAGCCGAGAATCTAATTTTGGCTTCCTCCCTATCTTTTAGATTACAAGAGGACATCTCTAGTTCGACCGCATGTTTTACCCTTCCCGCGCGGACCCCCCCTATTCCAGAGAGATTTACCGCGACAGGTAATTTTTTGGATCTCAAGTGGTCTGCTATGCGTTCGGTCACACACGTGACCTGCGAACCCTGATCCAGCAGTGCGCGCACGAGAATATTTCTGCCATTGTCCGCGGTAATTTTGACACACGCGGAAGGCAGCAGTGCTTTATTAATGCGAGAATAAGCTACATGGCACGTGGATGATTGCTCCTTCTCATCCTGCTGAGAAGTGGAGGGTAAATCAGTCTCTGCTGCCTTCTGCTGTGTTTCAGCAGCTCGACCGCTGCTGACATTGGAGTCGACGTTTTTAAAGTGCACCAACGTGTGGTGTTTGCCGTGACAGGCGACGCAGGCTGACTTTGAGAGGCATTTTGCTGTACCATGCCCCGGTTTTAGACAGCGAAAACATAAATGATTCTCGAAAAGAAAGGCACGCCGTTCATTGACGTGTTTCTGCTTAAATTTGTTACAAGTTGCTAAGGCGTGGCTTGCTTTGCAGAATGCACACTTAATAGCACTAGAGTCAGTCTGATGTGACACTATAGACGTGCGTTTATCTGAACTTCGCTTTTTAATCTTTGACTCGTCAGTCTGCGCCGTCTGTTTGCTCGATTCAACCGCATCAAACGCGCGTATCCGGCAGGTTATGAATTCGTCCAATTCTGCGAACGATGGCAGCGCGGTGCTGCTCCCCAATTGAAGTTCCCAATCATTCAAGGAAGCGCGGTCTAATTTTGAgattattagaaaattgaaaaggtcATCCCAGCTTGCTACCGGTCTCCCCAAATTAGTTAATGCTTGACGAACATCGTTCGCCTTATCTCGCAGGTTGCGCAATTCCTTGGCAGATGGGCGGTTTATATTGGGTATTTCTGTGAGCGTTCGCAGATGTGAGTGGACTATTAGACGCGTGTTATCGTACCTTTTTCTCAGGAGTTCCCATGCTGTGGTGTAATTTGACTCTGTTACCGCGATATTCTTTAGAGTTAAGGCGGCTTCGCCCGAAAGACTGGATTTTAGATAATGAAGTCTCTGTACCCCTGTTAGTGCAACGTTCTGATCTACCAATGCCAGAAATAAGTCACGATAATTCTCCCACTCATGAAAGTCTCCTGAGAAGGTCGGCATTGTAATTTGCGGTAATTTAATTGAGTTCA is a window of Osmia lignaria lignaria isolate PbOS001 unplaced genomic scaffold, iyOsmLign1 scaffold0209, whole genome shotgun sequence DNA encoding:
- the LOC117611486 gene encoding uncharacterized protein LOC117611486, which produces MFRQIRVAPEDTKYQCIFWRPSENSPLAAYRLETVTYGTACAPFHANRVLKQLAKDEGEKYPLGAAILLDEFYVDDAMFGADDPSLLVDMRDELNRLLMAGGFKLRKWASNSSSLLKDIPAEDHGLAVSRTLQDDERVKVLGIQWNPSSDVFHFHTNTPELKKYTKRAFLSLLAKTYDPLGWIAPFIVQGKIILQKLWLAKVSWDDNLPPDLARDCEKFHSMLSYTRDISIPRWVGVGGEIKTVQLHGFCDASHLAYAAAVYIRVESSSTKVTLLYAKTKVAPLKVQSIPRLELCAAELLSRAINFVLGALRVKLDAIVCWSDSKVVLDWLNAPPGNWKTFVANRVSEVQTSLPSALWRHVPGTQNPADCASRGCSARDLRTHDLWWSGPNWLSDPSESWPQQGFTPRDEQVGEECSVQVASNVDHKVEPLEILSRFSSWPKLLRVLVYVYKFYNACRKSPNTEKGKVVSKTEIQFAKTKCFQLIQANHFPTELRELAKPKGVLTKSSILALSPYLDKDHIIRVGGRLKYSPLPESEKHPIILPRCHVTSLILKHVHIMTQHGGLQLTLRTLRQQYWVIHARTQ